Within the Setaria viridis chromosome 3, Setaria_viridis_v4.0, whole genome shotgun sequence genome, the region CATACCCTATCAGGTTTCCGTGGAATTCCGCTGCGTGCTTTTGCTCCCAACCTGAATCCGGTTAGTTGAGACGACCACATCAGTGCCAATCGCCAAACAGCCGATCCAAATTGTGTATTCAACAATATCATCTACCCGATCAGCTGCAGCTGTCCAGGGACAAGAAAAAACATTCCTACCAGCAGACTGCTGACGCAGCAGGAACTGAATAGTACCACCAGCCACCAGATGATCTGGTCTGGCCGGTGTGAACTGCTGTCTGACCGGCATCTTCAGTCTCCCACACGATCAGATAAACAAATTGCTCTGCACTAGTTTATCCCGGTCAACCTCGCAATCATACGTCCAGGCTTCAGTTCCAGCCACACGAGACACGACCCCACGAGCTGCAGGGATTACCATTCTCTAATCCTCCGGTGCGCGAGAGTGCTTCAGAAGTCATCGTCTAGATGGGCAGCGGACTTGTCTTGTCACGGCCAGAGTCGGCTGGAGTGACGCGAGATCGACCGGGATTCAGGATCCTTCCGTGCTGGCGCTGGGATTTCCAACGGATTACGCCACCGGGCGAGGGCGgaaacgcgcgcgcgcgcggattAAGAATTCCGCTGGATAACCAATCATGGTCTCATGGTCGGGGGAGCAGTCAGATGTGGCTTTTggcttcctttccttttcttttgtagCAGGTAAGCCGTATGCTTCCAAGAGATAGATGAATTGAGAAAAGGTATTCCCGCACTGAACCGCGCCGCGCGTCGCTGTCCACTTGTAAAACTCGCCTTCTAAGATTGATCATCCCTTGCGTTCAAGTCTCCTACCCCGTGCTGGAATTCTACCGCGCAAAGCCATCCACTTTTGCGAGGCATGAAACTACTGGCTTTTTAATTGCGAAGGAAATTACCGACTTGATAGCTTAGACTTGATAACAGCGGGCAATTAGTAGCTACTTCAGCCAAAAGCTTAAACTTGACAAAAATGCGAGCAATATACCTCAAAACTCCCTCACGTTTGTATATTTTCTTCAGAATTGTGTCACTAGTGCCTTGACCTCCTATGCCCTACTGAAATTCAtgtaaaaataattttttttacaaaagctTGATGATCTGAGGAAAGATGGAAAATGTACACACTTCGACTAAAACCAGGAAGCCGCATTTGACAGATTTGAGTACCTTGACATGACACATTCGATTCAGAGTTACTCTCAAGCTGTCTGAGAAAAACTAATTATTAGTACTATCTTATCAAGCCATTAGTAGCTACAGTTTGATCCTTGGCAAGCACTCCACTTGGTCTCTATCCGCTTCAAGTGTCCAAATCATGCATCTTTGTCTCCCTTTTTAAGCTCGCCCTCCCCTCTCCTTTGCCGACTCAGGAGAAAAACCTCTCTCAGAGTGTCGTAACTGCTTCTCCTTCCTTCATCCTCTTCCCCTCTCCCAGCTTCCTGAGCTTCTGAAGGTTATCGGCCATGGAAGGCCTCATCCCGTTCATCTACAGGGCCGTCGCGCAGTACAGGAAGGAAGGGCAGGTCTCCTTCACTGACCTCATCTTCGACGAGCCGTCGCCGACGTCCTACTTCCGCCTCCCGGGGGACTCCGGCCGGTACCAGGTGACGGCGAGCGATCTCTTCTCCCGGTCGGCTGTGGACTCCGGTTCGGCCGGCGCTATGCGGCGGTCTCCGGCGAGGCTCCCGATGCAGCGCCGGCGTCCCCTGGACCGTGAACCGTGATAATGGAAGTGCATGCTGGGACTGGGagccaagaaaagaaaagcaagcgAAGGATGGTTCGTAGCAAGCAGTGGGGGTAGTAGTGAGATCAGATATGTTGTGTGTGGATGCAGATGATGCTGAGCAACTGTGAATATTAGCCTAAGTTGCCGTGTAGGTGTACATAATCTTTCTCTGTTTTATTAGCTTGTTATTGTGATCTGCCATGTAATGCATAGGAGCAGATCCTCCCAAGGAGGCTTTGCACCATAGCCTAGAGTGAGAATTGTGTATTATCTGTTGGAATAAAATGCCACACAAATGGTGGAACGCGTGAAAAAGTTCACGCGTTCCAAACTGGTGGTATGCACATTTACATTTACATGTTGCCTACAAGTTCTAGCCTTCTAGGCTTGAACTACACGTAGACGCGTGGGTGCATACAAAGTGGCTATTATATTGTCAGAACTCACACTGCACCCAGTTTGTTCGAGAGAAATTGGAAGAAAAAAACCATCCTACTTCAGTAAGATTAGTTCCTCCTATATTCCAAAGGGAAGCTTTGCCACTCTCTTCGTCAATCGAACTAATTAAGATTGTAGCATTTTAGAGATGCTCGCCGATTTCGTTTCTGAAACCTGTTTCGCTATTCAGGGGATACTTGGAACGATAGAAAGTAGAGGCATATTCAGATTTTTGGGACAGTGCATTACTGCGATCCAAGAGGAAGAATGGGCCAACGGCCTTCCCCGAGGAGCAAATCCGTCGGCCACCATACATAACCCTCCTTTTGGGCTTCATTTGGGCTCAGCCCAAACACCGGCCCACTCTAGCCTTGAGAACCCCAAACCCTCGCTCGTCGTCTCTGCCATCCTCGTCCTGCGCCGCCGTCGCTTTCTTCCTGCTTGCCTCTCCGTCGCAGCGCAGCAGGAGGGAGATTGGCTCCCCgcccctgcccccccccccccccccccccccccccccccccccccccccccctcttgaGAGGTACGCAACCAGCGGATCCCGTACCCAATCCCTCGTTTTGTAGTTCGTTAGGACTTGGGAGCGACTGCCGTCGTTAGTGGAAATTTGAACCTCCCAGCTATCGGCCTGCTGTGGTGTTACTTGTTAGTGTCTTTTTTTCTGAGCTTTGTAACAAAGGATGTAAACATACGTCCTGATCTCCAACAAAGTAAGCAAACTGTATGATGTTTGTCGAAAGGCCTCTTTTGGATCGTTGCAGATGTTTGCGACCAAAGTTTTGTGTCGTGTGAGGGTTCCTATTGAGAAAGTTGAGTTAGAGCTAGGGGATTTTGATCTGTTCAAATAACCTCTGTCTTGGCTCAAAACGACATTAGCTGTGCAGAGTAATGCTTGGTATTGCTCCGTGCATAATAAGTCGATTTAACAGTCATAGATTGAGATGCGAACTAAGTTCCCCTGCAGCAGCAAGTGTAACCAGTCTAGACAATTGTTCTTAGCACACCAAATGTTTTTGATGAAGTAGCAATGCCATTGTGTTTATTCTCCTTTGGGTCTTGCAAGTCTCTGGTGAAAAGCCATGTGGCTGTTATGATTGTAGGCCAGGGCCACATGAGGGTTCAAGGCTATCTAGTCTCCTATTTTAGGTAAGCAATTACTGTTGTCCTCTCAAAAAAGGAAATGATGGCAGTAATGTTGTTTCACATATTGTGCTACCCATAAAAGCTGTGCTGTCTCTTCCCTGATTTGCACATCCAGTGTTTATTCAGTTTGTGAACTAATGGAACATTATTATTGATAAACCTTGTGGTTGTGGCCTTGTGGGTGAGGATGATTCTGTTTTGCAATTTAATTACATGCTGTGTTTTCTTTTTATTCCTTTCTGTCTATCATAAATGATCTTTTGTTGCTACCTTTTTGAAATGCTACCTGTTAGTGTTACTGTGTTAGTAAACCTCTATTTGATACCTTACTAGTTACTATTTTGTTTTCAAAGTTGTCTCCGCGGCAGTATTACAAGTCTATTGATGCATACCTCTGCAGGTTAGCTAAGGATGGTGAGAGTTAGCGTCTTGAATGATGCCCTCAAGAGCATGTACAATGCTGAGAAGCGTGGGAAGAGGCAAGTGATGATCAGGCCTTCTTCAAAGGTGATCATAAAGTTCCTTATGGTGATGCAGAAGCATGGTTAGTTCTCTTTTATTTACATTTTATTTGGAACTTGTTGAAAGCACGGAAAGGATTCAATGAGTCATGACTGCTGTCCTTTTCTACAGGGTATATTGGTGAGTTTGAGTATGTTGATGACCATCGTGCTGGGAAGATTGTTGTTGAGTTGAATGGCAGGCTGAACAAGTGTGGAGTAATCAGTCCTCGCTTTGATGTTGGCGTCAAGGAAATTGAAGGGTGGACTGCTAGGCTGCTTCCATCCCGTCAGGTCAGTTCCTTTGCTATTCTACACCATTTAGAACTACAGCTCTAACGCTAGGTATCTACACGTATGGTGCAGTTTGATTTAATAATCTAATTACTTTTCACTGTTTTTTGTGCAGTTCGGTTACATTGTCTTGACGACCTCTGCTGGCATCATGGATCATGAAGAGGCCAGAAGGAAGAATGTTGGTGGCAAGGTTCTAGGGTTTTTCTACTAGATGGCAGTTTAATGGAAGGGTTTTGAATCAGTGTAGTAGGATGTTCGTCCCTAACATCGGTGTAGTAGGATTATGCCTGTGTTCTTTTTGGAATGGCATTTATGCTTTTTTGCTTGTAATCCTTCAGTTCAAATGAGCCAGATTGAACAAATGCAATTGCTTTGGATCATACTGGTGCCAGTTTGCTTACTGAGTCTATTGGTCTCTTTCTTCTACCCTCCGTTTGTGTTTAGAAAAGGCTTTCAGCCTTTGTACCATGAAAGTTTTGAGATTTTGGTACTTTTGGATCGTGACAGCCAGATGATTCTATTTCTATTATTGTGTTTTACATTGACGTTACAAAGCTATTGATGCAGCACACTAGATTTGTTTTTGACATTCATGATTGCTAGGTGGCCTGTTTGCTTCATTGCCAAGATTGCATAGGGTTATCACACTTTCTTGCCTAACTTTTCCCGGCACTTCTCGTCTAACTTGTGGCAGAGAAAAAGGTAGCCACAACTTGGCTTGCAAGGATATCTTCCATGATATTATGCGCACATGGTGTATGGTGCACATCCTAGATAAAAGTTTGGCGTGCCAAGTTTTGACCTGGAACCAAATGCTAACTTGACTTAGTAAAACTTATCTAATTGACTTGTGCCAATATTTGGCCATCAACCAAAATGGTCTTGTCTGGACACCAATAATTAGATGCGAGATGCGACTGAGCGTTCATCATGTTTGGACATGGAGCTGTATCTCTGTCTGATGGACTCGCGTAGGCAGTGCTGATACATGCTAAGCTGTTGTGGCTGCCATCCCTGTTCTTCTCAGTTTAGCGGGAGTAAATAAAACCTCTAATCCTTGTACATTATTTCGACGTTAGCTTCTCTACACTGAACGCGTCGGGATTTCTGATGCAGATACGTCATTCAGATGGGTTACTATTTTAGACTTTGTGCAGAACATTGGTGTTTTTTTCACAGAAATTCAAAACAACTAATTTGATGTGAAATTAGCCAACGTGTTCAGTTTAGTCGACAGCATATAGCCTCCAGATGAGCTCGAGCAAATTTTGCATCACCCAATATAAATGTGGTCTCTGTCAAAACTCAATTAAGTTGTTTTATTTAGATTATTTACAATAGAACTGCTTGATTGCAGTGTGTGAGGTCAGCTGGCATCATCCCATAGCTATCAAAAGATAATAATCAGATAGACGTAGAAAGCTGCGTGGTCAAGGCAATTTCCCTTTGGAGACCGACCTCAAAGATAGCAAAATGGCAATTAACTCACCAGCATCTGATGCAAAGCATCTATTCAGCAATTTCTATCATTAGTAATTGTTCACTCCATGGACTTTACATGATCCCAACATTTCCATTCTGGGGCTATGTGGTTTGCTAAATACGTGGTATGGTAAATTTCCTTTGTAAAAGCTACAAAGAGAGAAGAGCAGAAAAAAGAGGTCCTATAAACATTGCTATCCCACGATCATAAACAAAATCAGGACGCAGCCAGGAGCCAAAACATGATCAGGGCTGATGTAGCGCTGAGTGCCCAAGACAGGAAGGCAAATGCTGTGGCGAGCTCGTATTTTCCGCAAGGGAGTTGGGGATACCTTCTGCAGAAGAGCACGTCCTTTTGAAACAGAATTACGACACCACCAGCTGAGCTCGATGCAGCGAATGACAAAATTGCTGTTACCTGCATTTAATAGATTGGCTTCATTAGTACTGCTGAAAACATTCACGTGGTTACACGAACTGTGAACACCACCCAAATGAAAACAGGGCTAGACTCGTACAATTTGATAGACATGTAATGCTGAAATCTGATCGAAACTCAGCCACAGTAAGCTGACATATAGGAGGAGCAAAAATAATGTACAGCAAAACAAACTTTGCCAAGTACAAACTAATATTAACTTCACTAATATGAAACTGTCATTACGTTTCAAGGAGAACAGGGGGGcaataatcaacacaagttcACTCTTAAAACTGCATTGTTGAAGTAGCACTCGTTTAGTATGTGTGGTGCATGGATGTTGAAAATGAGAGAATGAGGCACACAGATTAGTATTACTCCTCCTATCACAGACAAGTGATATTTCTCAAATCAAAAGTATCTAGAACATAACAGCAGCCACCAAAATCTATTGCGATATATACAAAACTTGACTAATCAAGATAAATCTACAAATATCATGTGTTTGGTATCAATATTTACAATAAACTGCTAGTAAAAAGGTTCAAAAGTTTTACATCAAGAATCCTAAAGCATCATTTTTTTAATGCAGGAGCAGCATAGCAAAATTTACGGGTAAACGATAGAGAAAAGAACAGCAAAAGGATCATTCAGTTCGGCTTCTCCATATGGGCAACTTCGGTGCTTGTATAAAACATTGTAACAACACATCCAAGCATACAACTTTATATGTTCATCAAAACAATTAAGTAGAGACATAGAAAACCCTTTAGGAGAAATCGAGACAAAAAGATAGATGACTAGAGTTTCAATACGAATTTAGTCATTACCCAGTCTCCAACGACAAATAAGCTCAACAGAATTGGGCTGGTGAGATCCTTTTTGACTTTGATGGCATATCCATCCAGACATGCAAGTCCAGAGCTCCACAACATCTGAAGTCCCATTGATGCAACCAAGTAGCTGAAATGTGAAAGACCAAATGAGCTCATCACACATTTCAAAGGATAAAGTTTACGAGCCCAACTAGTTGTGCTGATCTGAGTTAACAGCTTACTAGACACCAACAAAAATGCCATCGCTGCAAATAGGTCACCATTAGATGTAGGAATTTGTACATGTGCGGCCCATGTTTCTCTAGCTCCTAACACCATATCAAACAAAATGGCTTTTTGAATACACCTCCAATTTCACCATGCCTATATATTTTTCAAATTACCCACGCAATTGGATGGCCTGACCACAATTTCGTCTGAACTTTCCTCTCAAATGCTGCAAACAGTCCTCCCAACTAAAGCCCCTTACAAACCAACAAAACTCTACCCGGAAATTAACAAAGCCACTTGTTAATTGTCCATCCCTCCTCACTCCAGGGTTCCGCTAAATGAAACTATGATAACTGATGAGTCGACAACAAGGGATCCGAGGCAAAATGGGGTAAGTACCACTCCTGACCGCGTACCATGCCCCAGCTTCAGACCGAAGACGCGGAACCCCAGTCTACTCGCATTGCTCCACCTGAGACGCGAGAGCGAACCTACGCTGTAGATATCGAACTGCTTCCCGGTCGCCGCCAAGGACAGACAGATTCACGAGAAAAGGGAAACCCCAAGCCCCCCAACCAACATATGGCGATGAGGAAGGCTAGAAGAAGAGGTCAACGGGGAGAGGTTTGTGGTTTTCGAGCAGCTTACCAGAAGGCGGTGTAGCTGGCGAATCCGAGCGACGACCCCATGACGCcgatgcaggcggcggcgaagaaCGCCTGCCCCACCCGCAGCACCAGCCCGCCCCACGACCCCGGCCTCCCCGCCAGCCCCGGcatctcctccctccgcccacctcccgccgcccccgccgctcactcccgccgccgccgctcagcgGCCGCGCCGATCGGCCATGCGCGCGCGCTCTGATCGGGTGGGCTGGTGGTGGGTGGGCGGATCGCAGCAGGTTTTAGGTGCGAGGCGGAGGGGACGCGAAGGGGATTTCCCTTTAACTAACGAATTGATGACAAGTGCCGAACAGCAGCGGCGTAGCCGAGGGGAGGAGGGCTTGAAATGGGGGAGACGGGAATTTCGGGCGGAGGCTGCTGCTGCCCGTgccggcgccacggcggcggcggttggtgcGACGCTGACGCGCGCGGGCGTGGGGCCCCTTGGGTACTGGATCCCAGCCCCCAGTCTCCCAGACGCCGACGCGGCCGGCCGGGAGAGGGGCCAAAAGGCGCGGCGGGGTTGCGTGCGCTGGCGGCTTCCGCGTGCGCCTGCTGCCGGCGCGGGTGGCCAACCGGGCGGGTGGGTGGCGGTGAGCTATCCGAGTGGCCGCGGTTTTCCGACGTGTAATTAACGAGCGGGGGCCGTACGGGGGACTGGGAGAGTGGGGCGGCGGTCTCTTTTGGCCTTtttgggatgggatgggatgggaggTGCGCTTGCGTGGATGGGGATTAGGCGCACGATCGGTTCGATTTGGCCTTTGGGGTGACAGGGTTTCGCGGATTGGGAAATGATTCTCGTGCAGGGTTTGGGTTTGAGTTACGTTGTGTGCTTCTTTTTTCAGAGAACGTGCACGCCTGATAGAGGTTTGCTTTTGGAACTGGACCGTTTGACAACTGACACGGGACAGGGACCTAATCGGGCGCGGCCAGAGATCGAGTCATCTGAGGGGACTGGGTGCAAATATGCGAATGTTCGTTGTAACTTCTTTTTGCGTCGATTGACAAATCGGCCGGCGGCCTTGAAAGTTTCCTTTTATGAGAAAGGGGATTGAAAGTTCGACGGCTTCATTTGGGAGGGAGTGATCTCTCCCTTCGGCTGGCTCAAAAGGACAGGCGATAGCCGCCGATCGGAAGCACTCGTTTTCATTATAAGAGGAAATTGCAACCACGTCTGGGCTGGGCAGTAATGCGGTGGGCTTTCGAACACGGGGGCTCCGTGCAGGCCCACAGGCCTGTTCCGTGCCGAAACGCCTTTGTCCTGTCCCCGCTTTCACGAAAATCGCGATTGCTGTAGCAAAAACCTCCAGCAATCTCGAGACATCCAACCACCGGCCGAGGTGGCGGGACGAGGCGGGCCCAGCCGCCCATAACTCATCGTCAGGACCACCGCCCCGATCGCTGCCGCATCGGCGTCAGTGACAATGCAGCGCTCGTCGCCGGGGCCGGCCTATAAGTTCGGCGCGGCGTGTAGGCAGCTCTCTGACCGTCTGACGCGACTGGCTTTCCATTACGTGGTACCATCCAAGGGTCCTGTTGTGTTGTGTGGCTCCAAAGGCAGCGCGGATAGCGAGCGTATGGCCACCCACTTCGTCCTCAACACCGGCGCCAAGATCCCGTCGGTCGGGCTCGGCACCTGGCAGTCCGACCctgccgtcgccggcgacgccgtcTACGCCGCCGTGAAGGTGAGCCCGTtgtgacccccccccccccccccccccccccgtgttCTGCGCTGCTGTCCTGCTAGTCAGCACGTGTGGCTGGCATGGCTGTTCATGTCGCCATTTTAGATGCTCATGAGCTCGTCATCCAAGATAAAAATCACCAGTAAACTGGGATGCTAAACTGATGGAATGGACCAATTATCTCGATTCACTTATGTGTTCATCTACGTCCCATTTCGATGCTTCAGCCTACTCATTCTACTACTAGTCTGTTCTTCCTTGATGAATTTGTCCACTATTTTCTAGAGCAAAGGTTCTGAACTTTATCCACCGCTTAACGTGCAGGCAGGTTACAGGCACATCGACTGTGCACAAGCATACAACAACGAAAAGGAGGTGATTTCCTCCTCGCATCTACTCTTTCAGTGCAGCGAATGGTATCACAATCGATGAAATCAATCTGAACGCTGCTGCTCTGCAGGTCGGATTGGGTCTTAAGAGAGTGCTCGACGAGGGCGTAGTCAAGCGTGAGGATCTCTTCATCACCTCCAAGCTCTGGTCAGTCCTCTTCTCTGGTTCCGGGACCTGAACGTTATCGCTCAGTACCTGGCCACTTCCGCTTGCAATAATCTTGGAACATCACTGAATGGCGCGCATCTTGGAACATTTCTGCAGGAACACCAACCATGCGCCGGAGGACGTCCCTGTTGCACTGGACGGCACGCTGAAAGCCCTGCAAACCGACTATGTGGATCTTTACCTTGTCAGTCTGCTAAACTGCTACGCATAAGAAATGCCGTGCATCATCTTGTTACAGTTtcagaggaaaagaaaaaaaatattcatcTGAAGATGCTGGTATCGTTCGTGTCAGGTCCATTGGCCAGTCAGGATGAAGAAAGGCGCCGGCTTTGGCCCGCAAAGCGTCATCCCGTCGGATATTCCGGCGACGTGGGCCGCGATGGAGAAGCTGTACGACGCCGGCAAGGCGCGCGCCATCGGCGTCAGCAACTTCTCTTCCAAGAAGCTGGCGGACCTGCTCGCCGTGGCGCGCGTGCCCCCCGCAGTGGACCAGGTGGAGTGCCACCCCGTGTGGCAGCAGGGCAAGCTCCGCGCCTTCTGCGAGTCCAAAGGGATACACCTCTCGGTACGCGCAGTTCATCAGTTCACCGAGCCGAGCTCTTTCTTGGGTATTATGGTAGTGTGTGTGACCATTGACCAGTGGTTCTTGGCTGTCGTGTATCGCGTAGGCCTACTCGCCGTTGGGCTCGCCGGGCACGGCCTCAGTGAAGGCCGGCGCGGTGCTGGAGCACCCGGCCGTCGTgtcggcggcggagaagctgggGAAGACGCCGGCGCAGGTGGCGCTGCGCTGGGGCATCCAGATGGGGCACAGCGTGCTCCCGAAGAGCACCAACGAGGAGAGGATCAGGGCCAACCTCGACGTCTACGATTGGTCCATCCCGGACGACCTGCTCGCCAAGCTCTCCGAGATCGAGCAGGCAAGTGGCACCAGAAATTCAGAAGCTGAACCCATGGCCATGCACCTGCTGCACGGCGAAGTACTTACGGTTTCCTGTTTCGCGACCGTGTTTTTGCAGGAGAGGTTGATTCGCGGGGACTTCTTCGTGCACCCGGAAGGCGTGTTCAAGTCCATCGAGGAGTTTTGGGATGGCGAGATCTGAGTGGCTGACGGGCAGGTCAAGGGGGAAAAATTACTTGGCCAGGCGTACAAGAATAACTTTGTCTGAACTGTGGCAGAAATGAAGTGTACGTGTAACCGGTAATCCAATAAATTGCGCTTTTGCTGGCATTGGCATGGGTTTTGCCGAGGCTGAAATCAGGGACTGTTCCCAGTGCAAAATTCTAGCAAACCGAACCCCGACAGCTGGGGACAGGAGTCACACTGAGTACCCAAGATTCTTCTGCGAAATCGACTCCCGGATGAGGCAATCGTCGCGCACTTTGTTCCCGGGCGATGTGAGGGCTTTCCAGTTTCCAGGATTTCTGATTAGAGGTCCCTGCATTTCTGCAGGCCTCTGCttttgggcctgttcgcttcagcttataaaccggctgaaaagctgaaacaactgatttgttgtgagaggaaaatactgtttagtggctgataagccggctaaataagctgaagcgaacaggccctttaTCGATCCATAATTCCATATGCTTCACCCGTGTCGAGACCTCTCAGGCTCACACGCAGCCTTGCGTCTCAAGCCCCTCCCACTATTGCACGGACGGTCGTTGGCGTTCGTTTCAGCATCGACACTGATGCCTACTTCCGACTATATATGTTCCGGCGGTGGTGAAGCTAGCAAAACATAAGCTCGAGCAGCTTACGCttgaggaatttttttttatttttaactttttttatttttatttttaaaaataacctcagctgAACTTTATTTGCGGCAGATGACCCTTTTGCCCGCGCCAGACTGCCAGGCGCGGCAggaagcctctgccgcgccacatgcac harbors:
- the LOC117849446 gene encoding aldo-keto reductase family 4 member C10, with translation MATHFVLNTGAKIPSVGLGTWQSDPAVAGDAVYAAVKAGYRHIDCAQAYNNEKEVGLGLKRVLDEGVVKREDLFITSKLWNTNHAPEDVPVALDGTLKALQTDYVDLYLVHWPVRMKKGAGFGPQSVIPSDIPATWAAMEKLYDAGKARAIGVSNFSSKKLADLLAVARVPPAVDQVECHPVWQQGKLRAFCESKGIHLSAYSPLGSPGTASVKAGAVLEHPAVVSAAEKLGKTPAQVALRWGIQMGHSVLPKSTNEERIRANLDVYDWSIPDDLLAKLSEIEQERLIRGDFFVHPEGVFKSIEEFWDGEI
- the LOC117850270 gene encoding small ribosomal subunit protein uS8z/uS8w, whose protein sequence is MVRVSVLNDALKSMYNAEKRGKRQVMIRPSSKVIIKFLMVMQKHGYIGEFEYVDDHRAGKIVVELNGRLNKCGVISPRFDVGVKEIEGWTARLLPSRQFGYIVLTTSAGIMDHEEARRKNVGGKVLGFFY
- the LOC117847653 gene encoding uncharacterized protein, which gives rise to MEGLIPFIYRAVAQYRKEGQVSFTDLIFDEPSPTSYFRLPGDSGRYQVTASDLFSRSAVDSGSAGAMRRSPARLPMQRRRPLDREP
- the LOC117850269 gene encoding CASP-like protein 5B2: MPGLAGRPGSWGGLVLRVGQAFFAAACIGVMGSSLGFASYTAFCYLVASMGLQMLWSSGLACLDGYAIKVKKDLTSPILLSLFVVGDWVTAILSFAASSSAGGVVILFQKDVLFCRRYPQLPCGKYELATAFAFLSWALSATSALIMFWLLAAS